From the genome of Streptomyces sp. V2I9:
GTTTGAGGAACCGTTTGTGGCAGCAGAGTGCGGCGGCGAGGCCGAGGAAGGCCAGGTAGTTGCGGGGGCTTCGTTCGTAGCGGTGGTTGAGCCGGCGGTAGCCGGTCAGCCAGGACATGGTGCGCTCGATGACCCGCCTGCGGCGGCCAAGTCGTTCGCTGGACTCGATGCCCTTGCGTGCGATGCGGACCCCGATGTGTTTGCCCCAGAGCCATTTCCGCAGGTGGGGGATGTCGTACGCCTTGTCGGCGTGGAGGCGGACTGGTTTGGATTCGGTCGCGTGGGATTCGTGTCCCATGTGGAAATGGGACAGCATCGGCTTCAGTGCCTGGCAGTCGTGGGTGTTGGCCGCGGAGAGTCCGACGCGTAGGGGCAGTCCGTCCACATCAGACAGGACGTGCATCTTGGAACCTGGCTTGCCCCGGTCCACGGGGCTCGGACCTGCAAGGTCGCCCCTTTTTTAGCGCGGACGTGCGCGGAGTCCAGGACCGCCCAGGACAGGTCGATCAAGCCCTGTTCATCCAGTAGCTGGAGAATCTTCTGATGTAGCCGGCCCCACACGCCGGCTCTCGACCAGATGACGAACCGACGGTGCACGGTCGACTTCGACGCCCCGAAGCACGGCGGCAATGCCCGCCAGGCGCATCCACTGACCAGCACGTAGATGATCGCTGCGAAGACCGCCTCATCATCGATGTTCG
Proteins encoded in this window:
- a CDS encoding IS5 family transposase (programmed frameshift); amino-acid sequence: MWEIARPLLPPARVRPQAGGVANIDDEAVFAAIIYVLVSGCAWRALPPCFGASKSTVHRRFVIWSRAGVWGRLHQKILQLLDEQGLIDLSWAVLDSAHVRAKKGGDLAGPSPVDRGKPGSKMHVLSDVDGLPLRVGLSAANTHDCQALKPMLSHFHMGHESHATESKPVRLHADKAYDIPHLRKWLWGKHIGVRIARKGIESSERLGRRRRVIERTMSWLTGYRRLNHRYERSPRNYLAFLGLAAALCCHKRFLKLTM